A DNA window from Zingiber officinale cultivar Zhangliang chromosome 3A, Zo_v1.1, whole genome shotgun sequence contains the following coding sequences:
- the LOC122051727 gene encoding transcription factor TCP24-like, which yields MEVEENNQGCKRTRVVAAGNGNLAAKIGRRKEHQDEDEEDGEKKVRGVDASRIPPWQQHPSSRIFRVSRASGGKDRHSKVYTAKGLRDRRVRLSVSTAIQFYDLQDRLGYDQPSKAIEWLIKAAGVAINELPPLEAFLKLPLPDGEDAMKTDPEVEPSYNHCQQQQQHPSTKSGCSSTSDTSKGSVLSLSRSENRIMARERARERAAKDKEKDRDDGSHIVVSAQQDMNPQASFTELLTGGGSSNGVNNNVTVVATDGDHSRHNCIQKQISTADYFGNAALFPQSQKSHQLPSGFSNQSHLGNSSSMGMLPFNIAGAGDHQEMQQFAFLQDHYFHVSAVAATGDYNHNFSTSSSGLVGFNRGTLQSNSPVQLPQQHNHSQNHLQRLSSTVDGSNLQFFFGAGAGSATAPSNADNQFPSGFDGRLQLYYGEGYRQSDLKGKGNT from the coding sequence ATGGAAGTGGAGGAGAATAACCAAGGCTGTAAGAGGACACGGGTGGTGGCGGCGGGTAACGGAAACCTAGCAGCCAAGATAGGGCGGCGCAAGGAGCACCAGGACGAGGACGAGGAGGACGGCGAGAAGAAGGTAAGAGGAGTCGATGCTAGCCGCATCCCTCCCTGGCAGCAACATCCGTCGTCGAGGATTTTCCGCGTCTCGCGCGCATCCGGCGGGAAGGATCGGCACAGCAAGGTCTACACGGCGAAGGGCCTCCGGGATAGGCGAGTGCGCCTCTCCGTCTCCACTGCCATCCAGTTCTATGACCTCCAAGACCGCCTCGGTTACGACCAGCCGAGCAAGGCTATCGAGTGGCTAATTAAAGCAGCAGGAGTCGCTATCAATGAGCTGCCTCCCCTCGAGGCGTTCCTGAAGCTGCCTCTTCCCGACGGGGAAGACGCCATGAAGACGGATCCGGAAGTAGAGCCGAGCTACAACCACTGCCAACAGCAGCAGCAGCATCCGTCCACCAAATCTGGATGCAGCAGTACCTCGGACACCAGCAAAGGCTCGGTCTTGTCACTCTCTCGCTCCGAGAACCGCATCATGGCCCGAGAGCGAGCTCGAGAGCGAGCCgccaaagataaagaaaaagataGAGATGATGGCAGCCACATTGTTGTTTCCGCCCAACAGGACATGAACCCCCAGGCCTCTTTCACGGAGCTTCTCACCGGCGGTGGCAGCAGCAATGGGGTCAACAATAACGTGACCGTTGTCGCCACAGACGGCGATCATTCCAGGCACAATTGCATTCAGAAGCAAATCTCAACGGCTGATTACTTTGGCAATGCTGCTCTCTTTCCCCAGTCTCAAAAGAGTCACCAGTTGCCTTCTGGGTTTTCCAACCAATCTCACTTAGGAAACAGCTCTTCCATGGGAATGCTGCCTTTTAACATTGCAGGTGCCGGCGACCATCAAGAGATGCAACAGTTCGCTTTCTTGCAGGACCATTACTTCCACGTCTCAGCGGTGGCAGCGACAGGGGACTACAACCATAACTTTTCAACTTCGTCTTCCGGCCTTGTGGGTTTCAACAGGGGGACCCTTCAGTCCAATTCACCAGTTCAGTTGCCTCAGCAGCACAACCACAGTCAAAACCACCTACAGAGGCTCTCTTCCACGGTTGACGGATCGAACCTCCAGTTCTTCTTCGGTGCTGGGGCAGGTTCCGCTACTGCTCCTAGCAATGCAGATAATCAATTTCCATCTGGGTTCGACGGCCGTCTGCAGCTCTACTATGGCGAAGGTTATCGGCAGTCGGACCTGAAGGGGAAAGGAAATACCTAA